The Niabella beijingensis genomic interval TCTGGTACTCAGGGCTTTTCAATGCGCTGCCAATTGACCAGCTCCGGGTATACGGTTTCGAGATTGTCCGGTAACTTTGCTTTTAATGTTTCCGGCACTACCATCAACAACTCATCAGCAGCATACACAGCTGGTACGAACACTAGTAGCCCATCTGCGGCCTCCGGAAGTGTTGTAGTTAATGGTACGGGTATTACTGCTTTAACTTTCAGGGTTTCTATGGATGGAGATGGGGGTGGAACTGCCTGGTCTGCCACCAACAGAGCTGCAGCAGACGGGTTCCTTATGGCCGTTTCTTTAACTGCTTACAGCTTGAGTGGAACGGTGTTCAATGATGCCAATGGCTTAAAGGATAATACGGTGAATGGAACCGGGACAAATGCCGGCGGATTGAATGCAGTGTTGGTAGATGTTAATGGGAATGTATTTGCGACGGTACCGGTTAATTCCGATGGTACGTATAATTTTAATAACTCTGTACTACCTGGCGAATATTCTCTCCGGATCACGACGCAGTCCGCAACGGTAGGAAGTCCTGCTCCTGCAGTTGTACTTCCAAGTGGCTGGGTTGCAGAGGGGGAACATCTCGGCTCCGGAACCGGTCAGGATGGTACACCGGATGGTAATCTGACCGGCCTTACAATATCAGGTAATGTCAGCGGCGCTAATTTTGCTATACAGCGACCGCCCACATCTGATGATGTAACGCAGAACATAGCCACCCCCAGCGGTAATAGCATACCTGCTGGTACAATTACCGCTCCGGTTAAAGGGAATGATCCGGAAGACGGAACCCTGGGCAACGGAAAATCCGTTGCAATTACCGAATTGCCGTCAAACGGAACCCTCTACTATAACGGAGCAGTGGTAACCGCAGGCCAGATGATTGATAACTTTGATCCCGCACTTTTATCATTTACAGACCTGGAGGCCGGCTCAACATCAACTTCCTTCAAATACAGCTTTGTAGATGCCGCCGGACGCCAGAGCCAGGCACCCGGAACTTATAAAGTACAATGGGAAGGGGCACTTCCTGTTACTTTTGGTCCTGTTTCAGCTGCAATCATAAAAGGTCAGCTTCAGGTAAAATGGTCAACAGAAACGGAAGAGAACAACGATCATTTTGAAATTCAGGCTTCCTCAGACGGCACTAATTTCAAAACAATCGGCACCGTAAAATCAAAAGCAGTAAATGGCACTTCAGGCAGTAAATTGAATTATGAGTTCGATCATTCTATTGACAAATCGCTGACTTACGCAGGCTTGTCGTTGCTTGCTGCCGGTTTGATGCTCTTACTCTTTCATCGAAAAAACAAGCTACTCTTTATGGGTTGTATGTTTGTTGGGCTGGGTCTGTTTATATCTTCCTGTAAAAAAACCAGCTCGGAGGTAACAGGCGAAGAGCCCAAACTATTTATCAGAATTGTGCAGATTGATAAAGATGGCGGAAGACAAACTTCCAAAATAACCCTGGCAACAAGGGAGTAGTTTAAAAGCGAATAGCACTAGTTGTACGGTTTAAGGGTAGCCCTGTTTGAAAAAAGCAGGGCTTTTTTTAGGGGTGTAGAATAATTAAATCTGTTAAAACAATCAGCATAAAAATATTTTAAGTTCACGAGGTAAGTGGATCTGTAACGGTTTAGATCATTTATATACTGCTCAATCTCTTCTTCATTTTACGTATAAATATTTTCGTTTTTTTACCTCAAAAAGTCGCTTTTTTATCGCCGCTTTTTTTATTAGAATAGAGAAATTCGGAAATTAAATCATTCGGTATTATTTGTGCCATTGCCTTTTAACAGATCAGAATTATACGCCGGTTATTTTGACGCTCTAAATATGAATAGGGAAGTTAAAGTAGCTGATTGCCATTATAAAGTTTTGTTTTTTTCCTAAAACGTTTATGAATAAATACAAGCTAGTAAAATTTGCTGACCTCCAGGTATATACGAAAGGGAGTGATATAGCCTGCGAATTAATAACAGGCCCCCACCAGATGTCTATTTTTGAAATCCATGATTTTTTGCTGCTTCTTTTTATAGAACAGGGAGATGGTATACATCAAATTAATGGCGAAAAGATAAATTTAGCTCCTTTTCAGATCCATATGGTATTTCCTGGCCAATCGCATAAGTGGAATTTTGAAACGCCCTGTAAAATACATAAGCTAGTTATTGGAACATCAGCATTGCAAAACGTTATTGTTGGATTAGAATTCGCAAATATCGGAGCAGATTATAATTCTTCAGAGCAATTGAATGAGGAATATTTCTTCAGGCTATTGGGCGAGTTTAAGTCGGTGCAAACAGAACTTCAGGTAAGACCAATTGTTTCAGGATTAATTGAGCTTCGCTGTAGAATTGTTCTGCAGTT includes:
- a CDS encoding helix-turn-helix domain-containing protein, giving the protein MNKYKLVKFADLQVYTKGSDIACELITGPHQMSIFEIHDFLLLLFIEQGDGIHQINGEKINLAPFQIHMVFPGQSHKWNFETPCKIHKLVIGTSALQNVIVGLEFANIGADYNSSEQLNEEYFFRLLGEFKSVQTELQVRPIVSGLIELRCRIVLQLLKALNRAAFDNLSQRPRPAIIYNFQLLVESNLYRQTPVAFYAKELGVSANYLSILCNKVLKTSALAFIHHRRLVKAKQLLQENDVPIKEIAYELGFNEYSHFSTFFKTKTGISPKQYKDSLCAKNRYDGECW